CAGTAGGAACAATTATTCACACGCCAAAAAAATTGTAATGATGGAGACGGAGTCCACGACAACTAATTTGAAGggctaataacaattcttttTTAACAGAGCGATGTCTTGACTTAAATGGGTTCGTTTCGGTTACCTGAAATGGAAGGAAAGAATGTGAGAAACAAGATAATGACAGTGATTTTTAACCCATTTGGGCATTTTCTTAAAGAAGCCATcaatggaaaaggaaaagaagaagaagaagaagcagcagcTATGGTTTATGAGTGTGACTTTGATCACTGGCTGAAGCAATGCATCTTCTGAGTTTTGATGGATGGATGATATTGTTTTTTAAGCTTTATTCTGGAGCAAACTGGCAGTTTATCTGACTTTAGGTTTCAGTGTGAATGACCGAAGTTACAAGTTTTTCTGCCTAAATTGACTTTTCCTTGCCTGCTTTTTCTAATTATTGGTGTACAAATGCCCCTCCACCTTTTCGTCATGCAAATCCTTTTATCCCCATTTGCTTTCTTCTCTGTTAAATAACATATATGAGCTTCAATTTCGTAAAATATTTCAGTAGAACAGTCTGACTACATTATTTGTAAAACAACTCTTGTAAGAAGATTAATATATTCTACCCCATATTAATTATACTAGTGTAAAATATGATATGTCAGCAACCTTGCCGAAATTTCTGTGCTAAATGTTGACCCCATGTGAATGGAAAGTAGCTAAAGATATACAACTCCACATAGAGTTGGAAGATAGTAGGTTTTAAAACCTAAAAGCATTTTCTACAGGGTGTTACCAAGTTTTCTTAAGTTGTAAACTTTGCATTAATTGCCATGCCAACCACCATGATCACATTGATTGATGAGGAACTGTGTACCAACTCAAAAGTGAAGAGCTCATGCTCATGCTTCCAGGAGTTGTACAGATAAACTTACATTTTGCAGTGGTGTGTCATagaattttttaagttttttattttttgtgatagaCGACGATCTTCTAGTATGCTCTAGTGTACTTACAGACGACATGGACCATaccataaatttttattttagtgaGGGCGAAAGAGAAACAACAATTTGCTCAAAAGGCCTCATCAATCCATGTGTTTTCTTATAAGATTAAGAATGGCATGAGTGGAAttctaatatttttctttttctagaaACAGGGAAGATTCTGTGCACAGAGACAGTCTAACTGCTCAACATCTGAGGCTTCAGAAGAACCACATGCTGAGAGGACGCAGCAATAGTGGGCTATCAAACCCCCTACCACAAATCACGCATTTAAACGTATCTTATAAAAGCATGAGATTATTTTATGTTCTAGTCTTACTGACTGCGTGTgattttattcaatttgattGCATTAGTTAAAATAGTCTTACTAAAGTTTCTTTTAGTAAAGATATATTTTAATCTCATTCGATCACACGTGATCCCATCTAATTACGCTAGTTGAACATTCTTACCAAAGTTTCGCTTAGAGATACATAAGGACAAAGAGTCATTCAGATGATAAAAGAATCAACACTGTAGCCATATGCCATTCTTTCACCAGACCAGAAAAGATGGCTGCTTTGCTTGCTTTCACTACCTTGGGTAGCTCAACCACTACTCAGTCACCAGTTGCATCACTCTGACATTTCTACCACCTCACCCCACCGCCATGTCTTCACTGTAAACAACAAAGGAGataccaccaccacctccaagTTTCCAACTGTTGCCCTCTAAAATCTCATGAAGTGTCATTCATTTAAACGTGAATTCGGTCAATTAACCAGAGCACATGCGCCGTTCGTTTACCCTAAGAGAATCGTAAGTACAGATGTTGGATGTTGCCTCTCTCTCGATCGGGTGGAACTGCGGACGGAGACGAGAAAAAAACAGACGGATGGAGATTCTgttccctctcttttttttctccccTCCCTCTCCtgttacacatttttttttttgaaaaactttaacgaaaaacctttattactgtttattttaacgaaaaatcatatttttacactaaaaaatcaattatgatactattcattttatcatttattttgtccttattgttaaaactcaaaattttcaagtcatttttattagttattcttttctttccttctcttttctcCCTTTATAAAGATGAAATCGTAAGCGTCCAAACATaaggagagaaagggagaaaagaaaaataaaaagagaatccTTATCAAAATAAAGATACAAAAAGCCATATGTGTATAAAATGACATTCATTTCGATGTCTTTTAGGCAAATTAATTAAGGCAGGTGCAccgtcatttagtactacggtctaataaTGATCTTTTTAAGTGAAAGACCTTAAGTTCGATTgtgaaattgaatcacattattgctagtctgtTGTGACGCTAAACCAACCCCCTCCTCTCTTTTTTATAGATAATataatttgttcaaaaaaaaaaaaaaggtaggtGCGTGTACGCTTAAGAGAATCTGCGTACCAGTGCCGCATGCTGCCTCTCTCAATCGAGTGGAAACACGGATAGAGACGAGAAAAATGGAAATACAAAAGACCCTTTTTGTGCGAGTAGTGGTGGAACCCTTGAACTTTGCCGCTCACCGTAATTTGACTCCGCTTCTAaatagtttagaatatcgcATTGTCCAAGTAGAAGTGTCAATTCATTTTTCTATGAGTTACGTACCATCACTATTCTTTTCCAACACCAAAACCATAAGCctcagtttttgtttttggttttcaattttcataacTTATTAGTGAGGACATAAGATCCAAGAGAGAACCATCAATCACATGTATATAAGAGAAATGCATCCCACATATACAGAGGAAAAAGCTAATTACATTACTAGTAGGTGCAGAGTACAATTCATAAACACGGAGAAACCTGCAAAGCTACGACTTGGTAGGGAAAAATAACAACCCTAAAACAAGGTTGCCATGGCAGAACGACCGGAGTCGCTGCCACCAACGAAGCCCAAAACGCAGGAGGAGAAACCCCATCCTTTGAACCGAACAAAGCATCGAAACACTAGATATGCGCATGAAAAGGGAAAACTAGTCCCGTAAACATGTGCAAGCCCGTAAACATAAACACAAACGAAAACTAAGATCTCAGACAACAGACTTCCATCAGACTGAAAATATGTAAAGCTTCATCAAACACGCCGACTAAGGAATGAGGGACGCAGCTAAAAACACCACGTAAACCATCCAGCGGAACAAAAAAGGACCGAACGCAAGTGGAAACACCTTATATCAGCGGTTGGTGGACTGTATTCTAGGGGAACCATGGCGGTGAAGAGAGGCAACCTCCTGTTGATGAGAGGCTAAACAGTGGAAACAGGCTTTCCTGTTTGAGAAAGCCTGCAAAAAAACGATGATCATCAGGCAAAGTCCCCCTGGAAAACAACCAAGCCGCTGATCTACCAGCAAGGCCACTACCAATGGGCCAAAAATTATGTATGCTGAACGTGGATACGCGTGTGAACTGACTGTGTGAGCTTAACATCTTAGAACTGCCGAATCTAACCCGAATTCCTTTGATTTCTTGATCTTACCCCTACTTCATATCTGCTTCTCTCCTTCGCTTTATAGGCGTATTGTTCTGTTCCTCATTAGGCCAAGATATCACATCTCCACAAGCTGTCGACAAGCAGCTCAATTGATCTGTTGCTGATAGCAGTACAATGTTGGAGATTCAACCCCATCAAGGTCTCGCCCAATTTTTTCAGGGAAGGGAGGCTTTTGTGTGAGATTTCGGAACAGCCAGAAATGGAAAGGACTTGCAAGTTGATCTGCTCTGCGGAAGAAAGGGCAGCAAGGCCAGAGTCAGTGATTGCACACTTCGACACATCTAGCTCACGAAGAAACAGGCAGTTGTTTGCGATTGCCACCAAGCTTGCATCAGTAATCTTCCTGCACCCATCAAGATTCAGTACCTCTAGGGTTTCCCCATGCAGACTAACCAACGACACAACTACTTTATCCGTCAAATTCAAGCATCCGTTAAGATTCACTTTGACAAGCCCTTCCTCCGAGCTCTCGAGAAGTGAGAGAATCCCTGCATCTGTCATTCCATATAGACCACTCAAGTCTATATTATGTAGCTGAGGGCACAACCTTCCTACCATGGCCAGGCTAGCACTACCGAACCCAGGGCAGTTTCGGACGGACAAGGATCGAAGTGATCTGCAACTAGAGGTCATAGGTACTGCTAAACTTACATCCTTGATTCCCATGCACTTCACTAAGGTGAGAGATCTCAGCTTTTCTCCGCATTTTGTGAGGGCATAAATTATTCCCGATTGTGTAACCCTGTTACACTCCTCCAGTTGCAGGCTCTCAAGTGATCCTGCAGCTTTGGCAAAAGCTACCAGCCCGTTGTCGGATACAAAGCAACACTTGCGAAGACACATCTGCTTCAAACTTGTGCATCCCTTGCCAATGGCTTCAAGACTGACATCTGTTGTTCCCCGGCATGATGTGATTGTCAATGAAACCAGATTCTGCAAAGCTTGAGCATTACCCATGACCCAAAAACCTTTCTCGCTAACATTCTGGAGACCACTGAGAACTAAATTGGTAACAGCATTTCCATGATGTCCAATCACGGCAAGAGAGAAATCCGTGATGTTCAAAGCCTGAAGCTTTAACTTCATCAGCACGGAAGAAGCTGATGATAACAGACTAGATACTCCATGATCGCCAACAAGAACGCAGTCCCTGATAGATACGGATTGCAACTTGGAGCAAGACTTTCCAATAGCTTGCAAGCCCTCGTTCCCAATCCTTGAACACGATTCGATATTCAaagaatttaaatttgggcAGTTCTCTGCGATTGCAATCAAACCCTTGTTGGAAATTGAAGGGCACCCGCAAAGATCAAGCTTCTCCAACAAAGGACATCCTTTAGCTATCTCAATCAGGCCTTCGTCACCAACGGAAGAGATGTTCCACAATGAAAGAGACTTGAGAGAAGGGCATCCCTGAGCAACTGCCGAGAGGCCAAGGTTGGTAACTCCACGGAATGAGTTGCTACCTCGGATCGATAGCTTTCCTAGTCCTCCACGGCTACTGGTTCCAACAGCAATAGCAGCAAGTCTAATATCCGTTGCTTTCTTCCCTTCCAAACACCTTGTGAGGAAACCATCATTTTCCTGTTCTTGATCTTCATCACCAGTGATCATTTCAGCGTCATCAGAATTGTCTACAACAGGGATCTTGCATAGATCAACCTTCCAGATACTGCTTATGAGCATAAGCCACTTCTTAGAGACGGATGCACAAGAGCTCCTCTCTTTACCACCCTTGAGGCGCCTGAAAATCTCAAAGAGGCATTCATCGGGAAGAACGTTGATTGACGGATTCTTAATTTGTTCAAAATCGCTCCTTCCAGAGGCGTATTGGGAACTGATGCGAGCCCGCTTGCTAGGAGGGCAATACACATCCACATGGGAGCCCATTGACAACAGGCAACCCAAATCCATGGGATTTGAGTAAAAAGAACCCCCAGGGTAGAAATCATCGTCACCTggtaaaacccaaaaacaaaaactaaattcAGCTACAAGTATCCACAAATTCGTTCAAAACCAGTCAACCATAACATCTGATGAAGAAATTCTTCATGCCAAATCTTAAGTCATAACAAAATTACAGGCTTTCCTATTGAATTCAATTTGTAAGGATTACCATTCAATGTAACTTACTATACAATCCTATTGAATCTAAAATACTACTGATTGGGATTTCCCAGCTAATTTTTTCCCCTAAAAACTCATAAAGGTATGAGATTTCTGAACTTAACAAACATCCAAAGCATATATATCACAACATAAGATCTTCAACAACTTTAAGATAATTGAAAATTCAACCAGGCATTAAATCTAAGCATTCTTCAACCACTAAGGAACCAAATATTAAAGCTATAGAACATACAGATCATTACGAATTGGATACAGAGATTAACAAAACCCATAAAAGCAATTGAccaaaattcaccaaaactAGATCAAAATCCCacataactaaaagaaaaaaaagaaaaaaagaacagaGACTCACCGCTGTAATTAACGAGGGCAGGCATGGTCGCAGGCTCGTAACAATCCACGAGAATCCAGAGATTTCAAAAGCAAACAAGTCGAAGACGAAAAGCGTTGAGATTAGAGCGATGAGGGCACGGAGCATTTGGGGAAGAACCCTAGGGAGTAGGGAAAAAATGGAggtggagaaggaggaggaggaagaggaagaagagcgTGTTGAAATTGAAATGTGGGAAGGTGTGGGGGAGTCTGGGTATGTATGTGTCATTGGGAGAAGATTATATGGGGAAAAGGGAAATATGGAGGTGTCGCTCTcaccttctctctttctctctctttcactctctctctctctcctctcgtACATCTGATTCTGCTACATGCATTGTATCCTTCCTCAATACCAGTCACCCCCTGCCCTAACCACTTCCCCCAGCCCAATACCGCCAAACCGGAAACCggcattcctttttttttttctttccttttttgttttatgaCATTTTTATTTTCGATGTTTTTCCTCTAATTTTTTCCCTCTGTATCTTCTTCTTAGTCTCACAAGCTTcacaaaaaatatttagataaaAATACCCcttaaacaaaaaacttcaaaagtaattcaaaataatacatcaagTGTGgcaggggtatttttgtcattttaacaatgtttttaaataattaatttttgtgtacattttaaaaataataatcagtccctcacaataggctagcaataatgtgattgaatcagttgttcattaaatattattttctctatttttaaacacattcaaaacattttaaaaggCGTGTAATGCTGTTATAAAAAAGGTGTTTCGCACGcaaataataatgtgattaaactatttgtcaaattattgtttttttttttaacaaacgatattatctacacaaagtggggtgggtttagcctcacaataggctagcaataatgtgattcaatcaattgtttattaaatattattttctctattcttaatataaattcaatatagaccaattttattatgtggatttagctgctttaattggtttatgagggattccttctagcatgatctaagattattcatttacttcaaatatttgactttccatttgtcaatttacacatataaatacattttaaACGTGTAAGCTGCGCGTAGTACatcgtgattcaaaaaatgtctttcTGCACCCGCGTGAGCGCATGCATGAAGGcttgtatatataaataaagCCAACAAGCCCAATAAATAGTGTTTTTTGGTGTCACaagcttcaccaaaaataattggacaaaaatgcccctcaaacaaaaaacttcaaaagcaaCCTAAAATAATACATCAAATGTGGTAGGggtattttaatcattttaacattgttttttaataattaatttttttttgtacagttttttaaattttttataactaGTACCTtataataggctagcaataatgtgattctatcagttgttcattaaatattattttctctatttttaaacactttcaaaacatcttcataggcatgtaatgtcggttataaaaaatgtctttcgcacacgcataataatgtgattaaattagttgtcaaacgATTTTTttaaaacgatattatctacactaaggggtttcttctaacatgatctaagattattcatttacttacAATATTTGACTttacttttgtcaattcacgcat
Above is a window of Malus sylvestris chromosome 15, drMalSylv7.2, whole genome shotgun sequence DNA encoding:
- the LOC126604141 gene encoding EIN3-binding F-box protein 1-like encodes the protein MPALVNYSGDDDFYPGGSFYSNPMDLGCLLSMGSHVDVYCPPSKRARISSQYASGRSDFEQIKNPSINVLPDECLFEIFRRLKGGKERSSCASVSKKWLMLISSIWKVDLCKIPVVDNSDDAEMITGDEDQEQENDGFLTRCLEGKKATDIRLAAIAVGTSSRGGLGKLSIRGSNSFRGVTNLGLSAVAQGCPSLKSLSLWNISSVGDEGLIEIAKGCPLLEKLDLCGCPSISNKGLIAIAENCPNLNSLNIESCSRIGNEGLQAIGKSCSKLQSVSIRDCVLVGDHGVSSLLSSASSVLMKLKLQALNITDFSLAVIGHHGNAVTNLVLSGLQNVSEKGFWVMGNAQALQNLVSLTITSCRGTTDVSLEAIGKGCTSLKQMCLRKCCFVSDNGLVAFAKAAGSLESLQLEECNRVTQSGIIYALTKCGEKLRSLTLVKCMGIKDVSLAVPMTSSCRSLRSLSVRNCPGFGSASLAMVGRLCPQLHNIDLSGLYGMTDAGILSLLESSEEGLVKVNLNGCLNLTDKVVVSLVSLHGETLEVLNLDGCRKITDASLVAIANNCLFLRELDVSKCAITDSGLAALSSAEQINLQVLSISGCSEISHKSLPSLKKLGETLMGLNLQHCTAISNRSIELLVDSLWRCDILA